One stretch of Segatella copri DNA includes these proteins:
- a CDS encoding DUF4248 domain-containing protein, whose amino-acid sequence MNYPQRMYSKTELGLLYFPDTTDGATARRHIMEWIKRCEPLWNELQRLGYQNRSQYFPPRQVSTIFEYLGEPGA is encoded by the coding sequence ATGAATTATCCCCAACGTATGTACAGCAAGACCGAACTCGGTCTGCTCTACTTTCCCGACACAACCGACGGGGCGACAGCGCGCCGTCATATCATGGAATGGATCAAGCGTTGCGAGCCTCTCTGGAACGAGCTGCAGCGCCTAGGCTACCAGAATCGTAGCCAGTATTTCCCTCCCCGCCAGGTATCCACCATCTTCGAATATCTGGGCGAGCCGGGGGCATAA
- the ribH gene encoding 6,7-dimethyl-8-ribityllumazine synthase, with the protein MATALHNLSEYDFTKIPDASNMCFGIVVAEWNPEITGALLDGAVKTLEKHGALTENIHVKTVPGSFELIYGAHQMVLNGGYDAVIILGSVIRGETPHFDYICEGVTYGIARLNATQEIPVIYGLLTTNDLQQAKDRSGGKLGNKGDECAIDAIKMAKF; encoded by the coding sequence ATGGCAACAGCACTTCATAATTTATCTGAATACGACTTTACTAAAATACCAGACGCCAGTAACATGTGCTTCGGTATCGTTGTAGCAGAATGGAATCCTGAGATAACGGGCGCTTTGCTCGACGGAGCAGTAAAAACACTCGAAAAACATGGAGCACTCACTGAGAATATCCATGTGAAAACTGTTCCAGGCAGCTTTGAACTTATCTACGGAGCCCATCAAATGGTTTTGAATGGCGGCTATGATGCAGTCATCATTTTAGGTAGCGTGATACGTGGTGAAACTCCTCACTTCGATTACATCTGCGAGGGTGTTACCTACGGAATTGCCCGTCTGAATGCTACTCAGGAAATTCCTGTTATCTATGGTCTCTTGACTACCAACGATCTGCAGCAGGCTAAGGATCGTAGCGGCGGCAAGTTGGGTAACAAGGGTGATGAGTGTGCTATAGATGCTATCAAGATGGCTAAGTTCTAG
- a CDS encoding N-acetylmuramoyl-L-alanine amidase, translating to MRDINMIVVHCSGSRCNHRYTMKMLRYDHVHNNGWTDIGYHFYITLDGVVHACRPVERMGSHALGYNAHSIGICYEGGLSPSGCISDTRTPKQKESMKHLIQDLHHRFPGIRTILGHRDLPGVQKACPCFDATKLQYLLDAS from the coding sequence ATGAGAGACATCAATATGATAGTGGTGCATTGCAGCGGTAGCCGCTGCAATCACCGTTATACGATGAAGATGCTGCGCTACGACCATGTTCATAACAACGGCTGGACTGACATCGGCTACCATTTCTACATCACGCTGGATGGAGTGGTTCATGCCTGTCGCCCGGTAGAGCGTATGGGCTCTCATGCCCTCGGTTACAATGCGCACAGCATAGGCATCTGTTACGAGGGTGGTCTTTCGCCCTCGGGCTGCATCAGCGACACCCGCACTCCTAAGCAGAAGGAGTCGATGAAGCATCTGATTCAGGATCTTCACCATCGTTTTCCGGGCATCCGTACCATCCTGGGGCATCGCGATTTGCCTGGCGTTCAGAAAGCCTGTCCGTGTTTTGATGCCACGAAGCTTCAGTACCTCCTGGATGCTTCCTGA
- a CDS encoding 5-formyltetrahydrofolate cyclo-ligase codes for MDKKELRKIIKYRKRQYSSRQLEELSLSVLSRLDSNPHLQNAQTILMYYSLPDEVDTHHYIDQLVSRGKRVILPVVLDDTNMELREYSGVQDLKEGAYHILEPKGKIYPEEKYPEIELAVIPGMSFDMKGNRLGRGKGYYDRFLAQIPHAYKIGICFDFQKIKEEGLLPVTPTDICMDEII; via the coding sequence ATGGACAAGAAAGAATTAAGAAAAATCATAAAATACAGAAAGCGACAGTATTCCTCAAGACAACTTGAGGAACTGTCGCTTTCTGTATTATCCCGTTTAGACTCCAACCCGCATCTTCAGAATGCCCAAACCATACTGATGTACTATTCGCTTCCTGATGAAGTGGACACCCATCATTATATAGACCAACTTGTTTCCAGGGGAAAACGGGTGATACTGCCCGTTGTGCTGGACGATACGAATATGGAACTGAGAGAATATTCCGGAGTTCAAGACCTGAAGGAAGGAGCCTATCATATACTTGAACCGAAAGGCAAGATTTATCCGGAAGAAAAATATCCTGAGATAGAACTTGCCGTAATCCCAGGTATGAGTTTCGATATGAAAGGCAACCGGTTAGGAAGAGGAAAAGGCTATTACGACAGATTTCTTGCCCAGATTCCACATGCATACAAAATAGGAATCTGTTTCGACTTCCAGAAAATCAAAGAGGAAGGACTCCTTCCTGTTACCCCTACAGATATATGCATGGACGAAATCATATAG
- a CDS encoding tetratricopeptide repeat protein — MANKNVQAQETESLNIREAFFLKYKKAIIIAVVAIIVIIAGVFGYVSQISGPREDKASTMLAKGQTYFANQMYEQALKGDGAGYVGFTKIADEYSSTDAGNLANLYAGLCYANLGKWAEAQKSLEAFSSEDDQMISPAAEAALGDAYAHLNQLDKAVDAFKKAASMADSKAEDGTNNSLSPTFIIKAGEILESQGKKDEALKLYQDAKKKYVNAMLVQGGEIDKYIERASN; from the coding sequence ATGGCAAACAAAAACGTACAGGCTCAGGAAACAGAGAGCCTAAACATTCGTGAGGCCTTCTTCTTGAAGTACAAGAAGGCAATTATCATTGCAGTAGTAGCTATCATTGTTATCATTGCAGGTGTATTCGGTTATGTATCTCAGATCTCAGGTCCTCGTGAGGACAAGGCTAGCACTATGCTTGCTAAGGGTCAGACCTACTTTGCTAACCAGATGTATGAGCAGGCATTGAAGGGTGATGGCGCTGGCTATGTAGGTTTTACTAAGATTGCTGACGAATACAGCAGCACAGATGCAGGTAACCTGGCAAACCTCTATGCAGGTCTTTGCTATGCAAACCTCGGCAAATGGGCAGAAGCTCAGAAGAGTCTGGAAGCTTTCTCTTCAGAAGACGACCAGATGATCAGTCCTGCTGCTGAAGCTGCTTTAGGTGATGCTTATGCGCATCTCAACCAGCTCGACAAGGCTGTAGATGCTTTCAAGAAGGCTGCTTCTATGGCTGACAGCAAGGCCGAAGATGGTACAAACAACAGTCTTTCTCCTACATTCATTATCAAGGCAGGCGAGATTCTCGAAAGCCAGGGTAAGAAAGACGAAGCTTTGAAGCTTTATCAGGATGCTAAGAAGAAGTATGTTAACGCTATGCTCGTACAGGGTGGCGAAATCGACAAGTACATCGAGCGCGCTTCTAACTAA
- a CDS encoding HU family DNA-binding protein: MAINYSLVKLASKFGDKAGVPKFYARAQMNESISLKKFAKLISMQTTVSYADVTAVLVSMQENMIIELQRGNQIDFGELGKFRLQLTSEGAATAAEFKSDINIKGVNIQFIPGSDLANIFVGMEFEQVASRAVQKAALKAEKEGAKTLDIEEAKKKPAKDNAPSGGDTTGGNTSGEQTGGTGSTGNTSGEQTGGTGSTGNTGDGLE; this comes from the coding sequence ATGGCAATTAATTACAGTTTAGTAAAGCTTGCGTCAAAATTTGGTGACAAAGCAGGAGTTCCTAAGTTCTACGCCCGTGCTCAGATGAACGAGTCTATTTCGCTCAAGAAGTTTGCGAAGTTGATCTCTATGCAGACCACTGTATCCTATGCGGATGTAACAGCCGTTCTGGTCAGTATGCAGGAGAACATGATCATCGAGTTGCAGCGAGGCAACCAGATTGATTTCGGCGAGTTGGGCAAGTTCCGCCTCCAGCTTACCAGTGAGGGTGCGGCAACCGCAGCCGAATTCAAGAGCGACATCAACATCAAGGGTGTGAACATCCAGTTTATCCCTGGCAGCGATCTTGCCAACATCTTCGTAGGTATGGAGTTTGAGCAGGTTGCATCACGTGCCGTACAGAAGGCTGCCCTCAAGGCTGAGAAGGAGGGTGCCAAGACCCTCGACATCGAGGAGGCTAAGAAAAAGCCTGCCAAGGACAATGCTCCTTCTGGCGGCGATACCACGGGTGGCAATACCTCTGGCGAGCAGACCGGCGGAACAGGCAGCACTGGCAACACCTCAGGCGAGCAGACTGGCGGAACAGGCAGCACTGGCAACACTGGAGACGGATTAGAATAA
- the recF gene encoding DNA replication/repair protein RecF (All proteins in this family for which functions are known are DNA-binding proteins that assist the filamentation of RecA onto DNA for the initiation of recombination or recombinational repair.): protein MILKNISIINFKNIKSANLELSPKINCLIGHNGMGKTNFLDAIYYLSFCRSAYNSIDSQIITHDEPFFMLEGNYDNDKGEIENVYCGMKRGTKKHFKRNKKEYKRLSQHIGLIPLILVSPSDVSLIEGGSEERRKLMDVVISQYDYSYIEALSNYNKALQQRNALLKMEEEPDITLLELWEQQMASNGELLYRKRQAFVDELVPLFQQIYQQISGDKEQVRLHYVSHCQRGPLLDVIQRDRFKDRAVGYSLHGVHRDDLEFLLGDYPMKREGSQGQNKTFVIALKLAQFTFLQRTSSNTLPLLLLDDIFDKLDAQRVEAIVKLVAGDHFGQIFITDTNRDHLDKILQNMQGDHTIFYVENGEIIK from the coding sequence ATGATTTTAAAGAATATTTCCATTATTAACTTTAAAAATATAAAGAGCGCCAATCTGGAGTTGTCGCCCAAAATCAATTGTCTGATAGGACATAATGGCATGGGAAAGACTAATTTCCTTGATGCCATCTACTATCTCTCTTTCTGTAGGAGTGCCTATAATTCTATCGATTCCCAGATTATTACTCATGATGAGCCTTTCTTTATGCTGGAGGGAAATTATGATAATGATAAGGGGGAGATAGAGAATGTTTACTGTGGCATGAAACGGGGTACCAAGAAGCATTTCAAGAGAAACAAGAAGGAGTATAAGCGTCTTTCGCAACATATTGGGCTTATCCCTCTGATTCTGGTTTCTCCATCTGATGTTTCTCTGATAGAAGGTGGGAGTGAAGAGCGCAGAAAACTGATGGATGTGGTCATCTCTCAGTATGATTACTCTTATATAGAGGCTTTGTCCAACTATAATAAGGCTTTGCAACAGAGAAATGCTTTGCTGAAAATGGAGGAGGAGCCTGATATTACGCTGCTGGAACTTTGGGAACAGCAGATGGCGAGTAATGGTGAATTGCTGTACCGGAAACGGCAGGCTTTCGTTGACGAACTGGTTCCGCTGTTTCAGCAGATTTATCAGCAGATTTCGGGTGATAAGGAGCAGGTCCGTCTTCACTATGTTTCTCATTGCCAGAGAGGTCCTTTGTTGGATGTTATCCAGCGCGACCGGTTTAAGGATCGTGCTGTAGGGTATTCTCTGCATGGTGTTCACCGTGATGATCTGGAGTTTTTGCTGGGTGATTATCCGATGAAGAGAGAGGGAAGTCAGGGGCAGAACAAAACTTTCGTGATTGCCCTGAAACTGGCTCAATTTACTTTTCTGCAGCGCACGAGTTCCAATACGCTTCCTCTGCTCCTCTTAGATGATATTTTCGATAAGTTGGATGCTCAGCGGGTTGAGGCTATTGTGAAACTGGTTGCCGGTGACCATTTCGGACAGATTTTTATTACGGATACGAACCGTGATCATTTGGATAAGATTCTCCAGAACATGCAGGGAGATCATACGATATTCTATGTAGAGAATGGGGAAATAATAAAGTAA
- a CDS encoding smalltalk protein: MTEKNKQKWNEIIKFAVTVLTALLGALGVSAGGL, encoded by the coding sequence ATGACAGAAAAGAACAAGCAGAAATGGAATGAGATTATCAAGTTTGCAGTAACCGTACTGACAGCTCTCCTCGGGGCGTTGGGCGTTTCGGCAGGTGGACTTTAG
- a CDS encoding site-specific integrase: protein MRCTFKTVFYVNRSKERNGIVPIMGRVTINGTIALFSCKQSVTKAIWDAKGNRAIGKSKEAKEVNFALDNIKAQIAKHYQRLSDREAFVTAEMVRNAYQGIGTEYETLLRAFDKENAAFAKRVGKDRAKNTYNKYLVMRKYVAEFIKYQYKRSDMSMNELTEEFIRDYCLYLKNVVGLAQSSIWIYSIPLKHIVTAAHYNGKIPRNPFAMYHVDPDHKEREFLTLDELTAMTEIKLEDPNMAFARDLFIFGSWTGIAFIDIKNLTEDNISMINGAPWIVSKRQKTGVPFQIKLMDIPMQIIGRYKAFRKGSHLFNIGNLDSINKRIKKVAAMCGIKKRVSFHVSRHSWAVLALEYGMPIESVSKILGHTNITTTQIYAKVTSTKLDHDISVFESRIKGHLPVMGGMA, encoded by the coding sequence ATGAGATGCACTTTCAAGACAGTCTTCTATGTAAATAGAAGCAAGGAGAGAAATGGAATTGTCCCAATCATGGGGCGAGTGACAATCAACGGAACAATCGCACTGTTCAGTTGCAAGCAGAGCGTTACCAAGGCTATCTGGGATGCCAAGGGCAACAGAGCCATTGGCAAGAGCAAGGAAGCCAAGGAGGTGAACTTTGCGCTCGACAACATCAAGGCTCAAATCGCCAAGCATTACCAGCGACTTTCCGACCGTGAGGCGTTCGTTACAGCTGAAATGGTGAGAAACGCCTATCAAGGCATAGGCACCGAATACGAGACCTTGCTCAGAGCTTTCGACAAGGAGAACGCAGCCTTTGCCAAACGTGTAGGCAAGGACAGAGCCAAGAACACTTACAACAAGTATCTTGTGATGAGAAAGTACGTTGCCGAGTTCATCAAGTATCAGTACAAGCGCAGCGATATGTCCATGAATGAGCTTACCGAGGAGTTTATCCGTGACTATTGCCTTTACTTGAAAAATGTGGTAGGGCTTGCGCAGTCCTCCATTTGGATTTACTCCATACCTCTGAAACATATCGTTACGGCGGCACACTACAACGGCAAGATACCGAGAAATCCGTTTGCCATGTACCACGTTGATCCAGACCACAAGGAACGTGAGTTCTTGACCTTGGACGAGCTTACCGCCATGACTGAGATAAAGTTGGAAGACCCCAACATGGCATTTGCGAGAGACCTTTTTATCTTTGGCAGTTGGACAGGTATAGCTTTCATCGACATCAAGAACTTGACGGAAGATAACATCAGCATGATAAACGGTGCTCCTTGGATTGTTTCCAAGCGTCAGAAGACAGGCGTTCCGTTCCAAATCAAGTTGATGGACATTCCCATGCAGATTATTGGGAGATACAAGGCTTTCAGAAAAGGAAGTCACTTGTTCAATATCGGCAACCTTGACAGCATCAACAAGCGCATAAAGAAAGTTGCTGCAATGTGTGGCATCAAGAAGCGTGTCTCGTTTCATGTCTCACGTCATAGTTGGGCTGTTTTAGCCTTGGAGTACGGAATGCCGATAGAGAGCGTGAGTAAGATTCTTGGTCACACGAATATCACCACGACACAGATATATGCCAAGGTGACAAGCACCAAGCTTGACCATGACATATCTGTCTTTGAAAGTCGAATCAAGGGGCATTTGCCTGTAATGGGAGGAATGGCATGA
- a CDS encoding carboxypeptidase-like regulatory domain-containing protein, translated as MMLACLCNCTFAQSVVTGIVRDTIGTALEGVIVRVNADKATLGFARTSENGTYKITLKSDAKQLIVTAEAIGYEKTKREIKNVSQECNFNLKEKTTDLKEVVVKAPAIYQRGDTLSYNLASYIGKNDYTLKDAMKKLPGIEVGDKGSIKYLGKEISNFYINGMDLLGGRYNIATTNIPASFVNSVQVLSNHQAVKANKDVFSDNVAINVNMSNKAKFKPVGSYGVSLGAGKHTLYEINGAGMLFKSNFQMLASLKAGNINQFALTDGTNHFDNKETLSTLSNLLENISASTPPIEIDRYASPTDRLLSFNILRKIRKDVTLKGNIGYSYAKSQYDYSLTRSYADADNNVIIAQEYSPLSTIHRPSIQLEYKDNSEKTYLSNTLSSTGSFLTSELPTKENGSLFNQKQTMREFYVNNKFSTLWHHKDLCWAVTSIMSYQGSPMGKITLNKETTDNVVQNANGRSFRTENTLSMSKKHLYSRIYLPILLNYYMDKVQTSLHPTDESNDVNMQNFRMALVPQYEYSHPQYKYVFRLEIPMRIDYIIHKDNLESASSGSWYYSVCPSVYCNYKVTSRSVLRTNIFYARTFGDILDFLKTPVRFNDTSLKVGSGILADNKSLNASLHYDYKIPLKMWFFNADFLYNQEKSNLLMSQDASSTLITMSKIYAPNTGRSFMGQVGVTKFIEPIKTKISLNGGYQWKRQTTLQNDFQQEYTWKSWAFSPYLTSQPCKYVELAYNGMFAKTYLSTEYQNNSYLSQQHKVSLKLMPFDGFTFDTSADIVKNELTKDVSKTMSLLDMGLSYRKKVMKISFDIRNILNQRQYAYTIYNSVNTFTYNYLLRGRECVCTVKLTM; from the coding sequence ATGATGTTAGCTTGTCTCTGTAACTGCACTTTTGCCCAAAGTGTAGTTACAGGAATAGTGCGTGACACCATTGGCACGGCTTTGGAAGGTGTCATCGTAAGAGTAAATGCCGATAAGGCTACTCTTGGCTTTGCGAGAACATCAGAAAATGGAACTTATAAGATAACACTTAAGTCAGATGCCAAGCAGCTAATCGTCACTGCCGAAGCCATCGGATACGAGAAAACCAAAAGAGAAATCAAGAATGTCTCACAAGAGTGCAACTTCAATCTAAAGGAAAAGACCACAGACCTAAAAGAGGTTGTTGTAAAAGCTCCAGCCATCTACCAACGAGGGGATACTTTGTCATACAACTTAGCCTCGTATATCGGAAAGAATGACTATACGCTGAAAGATGCCATGAAGAAACTCCCTGGCATTGAAGTAGGCGACAAAGGTTCTATCAAATATCTGGGCAAGGAGATTTCTAACTTCTATATCAATGGCATGGATTTGTTGGGTGGACGATACAACATTGCCACTACCAATATACCCGCTTCTTTTGTCAACTCAGTCCAAGTGTTGAGTAACCACCAAGCCGTAAAAGCCAACAAAGATGTATTCTCAGACAACGTGGCTATCAATGTGAACATGAGCAACAAGGCAAAGTTTAAGCCTGTAGGCTCTTATGGAGTGTCATTAGGGGCAGGCAAACACACCTTATATGAAATCAATGGTGCCGGTATGCTCTTCAAATCCAACTTTCAAATGTTGGCTTCGCTAAAAGCAGGCAATATCAATCAGTTTGCATTGACTGATGGGACGAATCACTTTGACAACAAAGAGACATTATCTACGTTGTCTAATTTATTAGAGAACATTTCCGCTTCCACTCCTCCTATTGAAATTGACAGATATGCCTCACCAACAGATAGATTATTGTCATTCAACATATTGAGAAAGATAAGAAAGGATGTTACCCTAAAAGGTAATATCGGGTATAGCTATGCCAAAAGTCAGTACGACTATAGCTTGACGAGAAGTTATGCGGATGCGGATAACAATGTCATTATCGCCCAAGAGTATTCTCCCCTATCAACCATACATCGCCCAAGCATCCAGTTGGAATACAAAGACAACTCAGAAAAGACTTATCTTAGCAACACACTGTCGAGCACAGGTTCTTTTCTGACATCAGAATTGCCTACTAAAGAGAACGGTTCTCTCTTTAACCAGAAGCAGACCATGAGAGAGTTTTATGTGAACAACAAGTTCTCTACCTTGTGGCATCACAAGGATTTGTGTTGGGCGGTTACGTCTATCATGTCGTATCAAGGTTCTCCTATGGGAAAGATAACTCTTAACAAGGAAACTACCGATAATGTGGTACAAAATGCCAATGGAAGAAGTTTTCGTACAGAGAATACTCTCTCAATGTCTAAAAAGCATCTCTATTCTCGTATTTATTTACCAATATTGCTGAATTATTATATGGATAAGGTGCAAACAAGCCTGCACCCTACAGACGAGAGCAATGATGTGAATATGCAGAATTTCAGAATGGCTCTGGTACCACAATATGAGTACTCACATCCTCAATATAAATATGTCTTCCGATTGGAAATACCTATGCGCATAGACTATATAATCCATAAGGACAACTTGGAAAGCGCATCGTCTGGTTCTTGGTATTATTCTGTTTGTCCTAGCGTATATTGCAACTATAAGGTAACTTCTCGCTCGGTACTTCGCACCAACATATTCTATGCTCGCACCTTTGGGGACATTTTGGATTTCTTGAAAACACCCGTCAGATTCAATGACACCTCGCTGAAGGTTGGCTCTGGTATCTTGGCGGACAACAAGAGTTTGAACGCCTCATTGCATTACGACTATAAGATACCACTGAAAATGTGGTTCTTCAATGCAGACTTTCTATATAATCAGGAAAAGAGCAACTTACTGATGAGTCAAGATGCAAGTTCTACTCTCATCACGATGTCGAAGATATATGCCCCAAATACAGGTAGAAGTTTTATGGGGCAAGTTGGTGTCACTAAATTTATAGAACCCATCAAGACAAAGATTTCCTTGAATGGTGGCTACCAATGGAAGCGACAAACGACTTTGCAGAATGATTTTCAGCAGGAATACACTTGGAAGAGTTGGGCATTCTCCCCATATCTGACTTCACAACCTTGCAAGTATGTGGAGTTGGCTTATAACGGAATGTTTGCCAAAACTTATCTTTCCACGGAGTATCAGAACAACAGCTATCTGAGCCAACAACACAAAGTGTCATTGAAACTCATGCCATTCGATGGCTTTACATTCGACACTTCTGCTGACATTGTAAAGAATGAATTGACGAAAGATGTGTCAAAGACAATGAGTTTGCTCGATATGGGGTTGTCATATAGGAAGAAAGTCATGAAGATTTCTTTTGACATCAGGAACATTTTGAATCAACGCCAATATGCATACACTATCTATAATTCCGTCAATACCTTCACGTATAACTATCTACTGAGGGGAAGAGAGTGTGTCTGCACTGTAAAACTAACAATGTAA
- a CDS encoding replication initiation protein has protein sequence MEQVNQQPPGGQQSFPQTNQQEKQLIAILGVQGLSYQNYSVVELKIVLQIIKHAQKAILGYVIPYRLTSQTFNGFTAEQRAAGHTDVIMKLSEFPYGAHHYPQLRDAIKRIESHPIQLPFKQGDQTYYRKFACLFKSEIYQDRHKNWLVKFRFDNNVMRFFYNYDKGVSYIDLNAINQCRSASSIKLYLIMNCWAVKGFTISKTAHIQQLMHGREDYYKTWSELDRKCLAFACKDLKRLYRNHVIDQYLTYKPFFLEEGEKEKHHLPEHITFTLHDRRTSGETAEGGEVSSELRGQRSKLKLRLQCNYDVSEKKAEQLSGYLRLDMIGDLEDFFLRKDYYIANCRRSNKKMNTGGYMTTAMVGFFKDHGVEGL, from the coding sequence ATGGAACAAGTAAATCAACAGCCTCCGGGCGGGCAGCAGTCCTTCCCTCAGACAAATCAACAAGAGAAACAACTGATAGCCATCCTTGGCGTACAGGGATTGTCTTACCAGAACTATTCTGTGGTAGAACTCAAAATCGTTCTACAGATTATCAAGCATGCCCAGAAAGCAATCTTGGGCTATGTAATCCCTTATCGATTAACTTCACAGACTTTTAATGGCTTCACCGCAGAACAGAGAGCAGCAGGCCACACCGATGTCATCATGAAACTGTCGGAGTTTCCTTATGGTGCTCACCATTATCCGCAATTGCGCGATGCCATCAAGCGTATAGAATCGCACCCCATCCAGCTACCGTTCAAGCAGGGCGACCAGACATACTACCGGAAATTTGCATGCCTGTTCAAGAGTGAGATATACCAAGACCGGCACAAGAACTGGTTGGTAAAATTCCGCTTCGACAACAACGTGATGCGGTTTTTCTACAATTACGACAAGGGAGTTAGCTATATCGACCTCAATGCCATCAACCAATGCCGCAGTGCATCGAGCATCAAGTTATATCTCATCATGAACTGCTGGGCTGTAAAGGGATTCACCATCAGCAAAACGGCGCATATCCAGCAACTGATGCATGGCAGGGAAGATTACTACAAGACCTGGTCGGAACTGGACAGAAAATGTCTGGCTTTCGCCTGCAAAGACCTCAAGCGCCTTTACCGGAACCACGTCATCGACCAGTATCTTACCTATAAGCCTTTCTTTCTGGAGGAGGGTGAAAAAGAGAAGCATCACCTGCCCGAACACATCACGTTTACCCTGCACGACCGTCGCACTTCAGGCGAAACTGCAGAGGGTGGAGAAGTGAGCAGCGAACTGAGAGGGCAGCGGAGCAAACTGAAACTCCGGCTGCAATGCAATTATGATGTGAGCGAGAAGAAGGCTGAGCAGTTGAGCGGCTATCTCAGGTTAGATATGATTGGCGACCTGGAGGACTTCTTCCTGCGAAAGGATTATTACATAGCCAACTGCAGGCGTTCGAACAAAAAGATGAACACGGGTGGCTATATGACCACAGCCATGGTAGGTTTCTTTAAGGATCATGGTGTAGAAGGATTGTAA
- a CDS encoding DUF721 domain-containing protein — MFKRKVKSIAELLPEFLRKEGLETPLQQKRLIMSWDSVVGENIAAYCGEKFIKNQTLYVKIENAALRADLTMSRATLVRRLNEQVGAQVIADIRFY; from the coding sequence ATGTTTAAAAGAAAAGTTAAGTCAATAGCAGAACTCTTGCCCGAATTTCTGAGAAAGGAAGGCTTGGAGACTCCTTTACAGCAGAAACGCCTGATAATGAGTTGGGATTCTGTAGTAGGGGAAAATATTGCTGCATATTGTGGTGAGAAGTTTATCAAGAACCAGACTCTCTATGTAAAGATAGAGAATGCTGCATTGAGGGCTGACCTCACGATGAGCCGTGCTACCCTTGTTCGCCGTTTGAATGAACAGGTTGGTGCACAGGTTATTGCAGATATACGCTTTTATTAA